A single window of Sneathiella limimaris DNA harbors:
- a CDS encoding aminotransferase class I/II-fold pyridoxal phosphate-dependent enzyme — protein MNPDLSGLRNSPFVALRTLLDPLEPVKGLKPLALTIGEPQNQPPQFMKDVLQTTDNLYGKYPPVDGTPELREAITGWLNRRYNLKEGMIDPSRHITPVNGTKEALYMLAQIVTNRQGKSGQKPAILIPNPYYHVYHAAAVMAGAEPVFLNATLENNFFPDLETLDEELLERTEAFYLCSPSNPQGTVAGRAYLEKALQLARKHDFMLIMDECYAEIYDKDQPEGILQVLQDLGGDLSNVMAFHSLSKRSSAAGLRSGFIVGEEVTTKTLINLRNFAGAASPLPVCAASAALWNDDSHVIENRKLYQTNIDIAERHLGNRFDFYRPPGGFFLWLNVGNGVEATKKLWTEAAVRVLPGEYLSGTTADGINPGFEYIRVALVFDPDMMDEALSRMANCL, from the coding sequence ATGAACCCTGACCTCTCCGGTTTAAGAAACTCGCCTTTTGTTGCCCTGCGCACCCTTCTGGATCCATTGGAACCAGTGAAAGGGCTTAAACCGTTGGCATTAACTATTGGTGAGCCACAAAACCAACCGCCCCAATTTATGAAAGATGTTCTTCAAACCACAGATAATCTCTATGGAAAGTATCCACCAGTGGATGGAACACCGGAACTTCGGGAGGCAATAACAGGCTGGCTAAACCGCAGGTATAACCTGAAAGAGGGGATGATCGACCCCTCACGGCACATCACCCCGGTTAATGGTACAAAAGAAGCCTTATATATGCTCGCGCAGATCGTTACCAATCGGCAGGGGAAATCTGGCCAAAAGCCTGCAATTCTTATCCCTAACCCCTATTATCACGTCTACCACGCTGCGGCTGTGATGGCTGGTGCTGAGCCGGTATTCCTGAATGCAACACTGGAAAACAACTTTTTCCCGGATCTTGAGACGTTAGATGAAGAGCTGCTGGAGCGGACAGAGGCTTTCTATCTTTGCAGCCCCTCAAACCCGCAAGGCACAGTTGCCGGAAGGGCTTATCTTGAAAAGGCCCTGCAACTTGCCCGCAAACATGATTTCATGCTGATCATGGACGAATGCTATGCAGAGATTTATGACAAGGACCAACCGGAAGGTATTCTTCAGGTTTTGCAAGATCTGGGAGGGGATCTGTCCAACGTCATGGCCTTTCATTCTCTCTCCAAACGCTCCAGTGCAGCTGGTCTTCGCTCCGGCTTTATCGTCGGTGAAGAGGTGACCACCAAAACTCTAATCAACTTACGAAATTTTGCAGGTGCAGCCTCACCGCTTCCAGTGTGCGCTGCCTCAGCTGCCCTTTGGAATGACGATAGCCATGTGATCGAAAATCGTAAACTTTATCAAACCAATATTGATATCGCTGAACGCCATCTAGGAAACCGCTTCGACTTTTATCGGCCACCAGGAGGTTTCTTTCTCTGGCTCAACGTTGGAAATGGAGTAGAAGCGACAAAAAAACTTTGGACAGAAGCGGCCGTTAGGGTTTTACCGGGGGAATATCTCAGCGGAACAACAGCGGACGGAATTAATCCAGGTTTTGAATATATTCGCGTGGCATTGGTGTTCGATCCGGATATGATGGACGAAGCATTGTCCCGCATGGCCAACTGTTTATAG
- a CDS encoding DNA translocase FtsK: MNLKGSGTKTVSLLPTGSTDFLTRLAFKLFGLGLTLVALLAAITLVSYDAGDPNFNHATDASASNWLGVPGAHIADLLLQTIGLASIGLILGLLAWAWRIGTRKGLKWGWVHVALMPFAISALASAITAVPVPENWPLNAGFGGIVGEVIYNNLMVLFQTIGTPVPGFALAIVLAVIAGVLLVLAYALPLQEWMAMGRGVAKGGQTLVRASASLKGLKFRKQIDDEDDDVLDLAETTPAKPKKRVKSKAKVATPESAEPAKETRIETRKAAVKTGKRVAAEKQTALDLGPSDIYQLPPLSLLALQDTKLVNKPLSEEALQNNARLLEGVLDDYGIKGEITRVRPGPVVTLYELEPAPGLKSSRVIGLADDIARSMSAVSTRIAVIPGRNAIGIELPNQRRETVYLRELLSTAAYESTNSKLTLALGKDIGGDPVVADLARMPHLLIAGTTGSGKSVAVNTMILSLLYRLPPEQCRFIMIDPKMLELSVYDGIPHLLAPVVTEPAKAVSALKWAVKEMEQRYRKMAELGVRNIDGYNQRIREAAKRGEEIKRTVQTGFDATTGEPIFEERPLDTEPLPMIVIIVDEMADLMIVAGKDIEALVQRLAQMARAAGLHVIMATQRPSVDVITGTIKANFPTRISFQVTSKIDSRTVLGEQGAEQLLGQGDMLFMPGAGRVQRVHGPFVSDEEVEQVVAFLKEQGAPAYVDEVTEESEMDIPGLEGGSGSSGGKSDDALYDQAVALVCRERKASTSFVQRHLQIGYNRAARIIDQMEKEGVISSANHVGKREVLARNIEDPYN, from the coding sequence ATGAATTTAAAAGGTTCTGGTACTAAAACTGTATCTCTTTTACCAACCGGAAGTACTGATTTCCTGACCCGTCTTGCCTTTAAACTCTTTGGTTTAGGCTTGACTTTGGTTGCCCTACTAGCAGCCATTACACTGGTCTCTTACGATGCAGGCGATCCCAATTTTAATCACGCAACAGATGCTTCAGCTTCTAATTGGCTAGGAGTACCGGGCGCTCATATCGCAGATTTGCTTCTGCAGACAATTGGGCTTGCTTCAATCGGCCTCATCCTTGGACTGCTTGCCTGGGCGTGGCGAATTGGGACACGTAAGGGCCTGAAATGGGGTTGGGTTCATGTTGCTTTGATGCCTTTTGCAATTTCCGCGCTTGCCTCCGCGATCACCGCAGTACCGGTTCCGGAAAACTGGCCTTTAAATGCGGGGTTTGGCGGCATCGTTGGAGAGGTGATCTACAACAACCTCATGGTGCTGTTTCAAACCATCGGCACACCTGTTCCAGGCTTTGCCCTAGCAATAGTGCTGGCTGTCATTGCAGGGGTACTCCTTGTTCTAGCCTATGCCCTTCCACTGCAGGAATGGATGGCTATGGGTCGCGGTGTTGCCAAAGGTGGACAAACTTTGGTACGAGCTTCTGCCTCTTTAAAAGGGCTGAAATTCAGAAAACAAATCGACGATGAAGATGATGACGTTCTTGATCTTGCGGAAACAACGCCAGCAAAACCAAAGAAAAGAGTAAAGTCCAAAGCTAAGGTCGCGACCCCAGAGTCAGCTGAACCAGCAAAGGAAACCAGGATCGAAACAAGAAAGGCAGCCGTAAAAACAGGCAAACGAGTAGCTGCTGAAAAACAAACGGCTTTGGATCTTGGTCCATCTGATATTTACCAACTGCCACCGCTCAGTCTCCTGGCCTTGCAAGACACTAAACTGGTGAATAAGCCACTCAGTGAAGAGGCCTTGCAGAACAATGCCCGCCTTTTGGAGGGAGTTCTCGATGACTACGGGATCAAAGGTGAGATTACCAGGGTTCGTCCAGGCCCGGTTGTCACACTATATGAGCTTGAACCCGCACCGGGTCTGAAAAGCAGCAGGGTTATTGGACTTGCCGATGACATCGCCCGCTCCATGAGCGCCGTCTCCACGCGTATCGCTGTAATCCCTGGACGCAACGCGATTGGTATTGAACTACCAAACCAGCGCCGTGAAACTGTTTATTTGCGGGAACTGCTGTCAACCGCCGCATATGAAAGCACAAATTCCAAGCTGACCCTGGCTCTTGGCAAAGACATCGGCGGTGATCCAGTCGTCGCTGATCTAGCACGCATGCCACATCTATTGATTGCGGGTACAACAGGTTCTGGTAAGTCCGTCGCCGTCAACACCATGATCCTCAGCCTTTTGTATCGTCTTCCGCCAGAGCAATGCCGGTTCATCATGATCGATCCCAAAATGCTGGAACTCTCTGTGTATGATGGTATCCCGCATCTTCTGGCGCCCGTGGTGACTGAACCTGCAAAAGCGGTGAGCGCCCTTAAATGGGCCGTAAAAGAAATGGAACAGCGCTACCGCAAAATGGCCGAGCTTGGGGTTCGTAATATCGATGGATATAACCAGCGAATTCGAGAAGCCGCTAAACGGGGTGAGGAAATCAAGCGTACCGTGCAGACGGGATTTGATGCCACAACAGGTGAGCCCATCTTCGAGGAAAGGCCGCTAGATACTGAACCACTTCCCATGATCGTGATTATCGTGGATGAGATGGCTGATTTGATGATTGTGGCGGGCAAGGACATTGAAGCTCTGGTACAACGACTAGCTCAGATGGCGAGGGCGGCAGGCCTGCACGTGATTATGGCGACACAGCGCCCATCCGTTGATGTGATCACCGGTACCATCAAAGCTAACTTCCCAACCCGGATCAGCTTCCAGGTCACGTCGAAAATTGACAGTCGAACCGTTCTGGGCGAACAAGGTGCTGAACAGCTACTTGGTCAGGGTGATATGCTCTTTATGCCTGGCGCAGGCAGAGTGCAACGTGTCCATGGGCCTTTTGTCTCAGATGAAGAAGTAGAACAGGTTGTTGCCTTCCTAAAAGAACAAGGGGCACCGGCCTATGTGGATGAAGTCACTGAAGAAAGTGAGATGGACATTCCAGGCCTTGAAGGTGGCTCAGGCAGCAGTGGCGGCAAATCTGATGATGCTCTTTACGATCAAGCAGTTGCGCTTGTTTGCAGGGAGCGAAAAGCATCCACAAGTTTTGTGCAAAGGCATCTACAAATCGGCTATAACCGAGCGGCCCGGATCATTGATCAAATGGAAAAAGAAGGGGTAATTAGTTCGGCCAACCATGTCGGAAAACGAGAAGTCCTCGCCCGCAATATTGAGGATCCTTACAACTAA
- a CDS encoding LolA family protein has translation MRSLLITLGLVLISFQVSAAETKPLSDADRESIARVESYLNDITTMQANFLQVNAEGQIARGTVMINRPGRARFEYLPPAQILVVADGTWLVFHDKELEETNRLPLYSTPISVILRKDVRLEGEVTVTSVEKDGGILRVNIIDTDEPEQGGLTLVFTQRPFELRKWLVTDAQGSTTSVTISDVEEGVQFKPELFVFRDPFYE, from the coding sequence ATGCGTTCACTTTTAATCACCCTCGGGCTTGTACTGATATCCTTTCAAGTCTCTGCGGCCGAAACAAAACCTCTCTCTGATGCAGATCGAGAAAGTATCGCGCGCGTAGAATCCTATCTGAATGACATCACAACAATGCAGGCCAACTTCTTGCAAGTGAACGCTGAGGGACAAATTGCCCGAGGAACAGTCATGATCAATCGACCCGGCCGGGCTCGATTTGAATATTTACCGCCTGCGCAAATCTTGGTTGTAGCTGACGGAACCTGGTTGGTTTTTCATGATAAAGAGCTTGAAGAAACAAATAGGCTTCCCCTCTATTCCACACCAATTTCAGTAATCCTTCGAAAAGATGTCCGGCTTGAAGGCGAAGTCACTGTGACTTCTGTTGAAAAAGACGGTGGAATTCTGCGTGTCAATATTATCGACACTGATGAACCGGAACAGGGTGGGCTGACACTTGTCTTTACGCAACGTCCGTTTGAACTTAGAAAATGGCTTGTTACTGACGCCCAAGGAAGCACAACAAGCGTTACCATTTCTGACGTAGAGGAAGGAGTGCAATTCAAGCCAGAACTCTTTGTGTTTCGCGACCCTTTCTATGAGTAA
- the xth gene encoding exodeoxyribonuclease III, which translates to MRLVTWNINSVRARLAHVDHLVATHNPDVICLQETKVTDNEFPVKNFNKLGYEHQAIAGQKSYNGVAIFSKFSFKTLDMPLWCDKDDKRHIAVEFENGTVLHNFYIPAGGDIPDVEQNDKFAHKLDFITEVTDWFTNLKHQSNKFILVGDLNIAPLETDVWSHKQLLKVVSHTPIEVEHMDRMQASHDWIDAMRQVVPASEPLFSWWSYRARDWLKSNKGRRLDHIWITPALDGTVKSMTVDLEARGLEKPSDHAPVIMDFDLKP; encoded by the coding sequence ATGCGTCTTGTTACCTGGAATATCAACTCCGTTCGTGCCCGGTTGGCACATGTCGATCATTTGGTTGCTACCCATAACCCGGATGTGATCTGCCTTCAGGAAACCAAAGTCACAGACAACGAATTTCCCGTTAAAAATTTTAATAAGCTGGGCTATGAGCATCAGGCGATTGCAGGTCAGAAAAGCTATAACGGTGTCGCGATATTCTCAAAGTTTTCATTTAAAACGCTGGATATGCCGCTCTGGTGCGATAAGGATGACAAACGTCATATCGCCGTTGAGTTTGAAAATGGAACCGTTCTTCATAACTTCTACATTCCGGCTGGCGGAGATATTCCGGATGTGGAACAAAATGATAAATTTGCCCACAAGCTTGATTTTATTACAGAAGTCACGGACTGGTTCACAAATCTCAAGCATCAAAGCAATAAATTTATCTTGGTCGGAGACTTAAATATTGCTCCGCTGGAAACGGATGTGTGGAGTCATAAACAACTTTTGAAAGTAGTCAGTCATACGCCGATTGAAGTTGAGCATATGGATCGAATGCAAGCTTCCCATGACTGGATTGATGCCATGCGGCAAGTGGTTCCAGCATCGGAGCCACTCTTTAGCTGGTGGAGTTATCGTGCCCGAGATTGGCTGAAATCTAACAAAGGCCGGCGACTGGATCACATATGGATCACTCCGGCCCTGGATGGCACCGTAAAATCTATGACGGTTGACCTTGAGGCCAGGGGTCTCGAAAAACCCTCAGATCATGCGCCGGTTATTATGGATTTTGACCTGAAACCCTGA
- a CDS encoding GGDEF domain-containing protein, with the protein MSKALLFDAELVFDAYVESYVTEMQLATREVEKYASQVGIKLDSMFARMHERAQKDAVTGLHNRRALYDYLKHECNVAERHKLSFVLIYLDLNNFKSVNDLHGHHAGDDVLEKVGKCLASVTRAVDVPARYGGDEFCVIMPRICLKDIEAPLRRLCKDFDQRCSYPVTFSMGVIQVGPTHFEEPEELIKKADAMMYEAKQRSHRDGQHHWQFEGKLGSPENV; encoded by the coding sequence TTACGTAACCGAGATGCAGCTCGCGACACGGGAGGTGGAAAAGTATGCCTCTCAAGTTGGAATAAAACTGGATAGTATGTTTGCCCGAATGCATGAACGGGCTCAGAAAGATGCTGTCACAGGATTGCACAATCGACGGGCTTTGTACGATTACTTAAAGCATGAGTGCAATGTGGCAGAAAGGCACAAACTCTCTTTCGTTTTGATATATCTGGATTTGAATAATTTCAAATCTGTCAATGACTTACATGGTCACCATGCGGGGGATGATGTCCTGGAAAAGGTTGGGAAATGCCTTGCATCAGTGACAAGAGCTGTTGATGTGCCTGCTCGATATGGCGGTGATGAGTTTTGTGTCATCATGCCGCGTATTTGTCTGAAAGACATTGAAGCGCCTCTCAGACGATTGTGTAAGGATTTTGATCAACGTTGTTCTTATCCGGTGACCTTTAGTATGGGAGTAATCCAGGTGGGACCAACCCATTTTGAAGAGCCTGAAGAGCTGATCAAAAAAGCTGATGCCATGATGTATGAAGCGAAACAAAGGTCTCACCGTGATGGGCAGCATCATTGGCAGTTTGAGGGTAAGCTGGGCTCTCCTGAAAATGTCTGA